The following are from one region of the Prevotella sp. HUN102 genome:
- a CDS encoding AAA family ATPase encodes MMERNISSSVQSAMRLSASMANADNHTSYGISHLVLALLSEGTGTGLSNILSSMNKDVGYIHEWFDVRREMYVSEEHEGDGIVADSQVTLVLEEAERSKIKLGSDSIDALCVFTAIIRQGVVFSDSQIESLAVSEDDVLSFFNAQAVNHFYQGEENKLLASFPFAYNLKEEAYILRGRIVLGREKEVRTILEGLERCANKAIMLIGDSGVGKTAIIHSLVKEVCENHDELISQIKLIGLHTAKLLASSGNETELTQKLSSFLGKLDEMEGQTVLLIDDLQMLLEFGGQTKTPTLINILNSQISDSSTSIVFTITPDAYRKHIEKNSIESKLDILEISEPDKFTVLRMLREHSNRMEEHYGLSISDNATQESLSLSSRYFKEKKQPAAAIDLLDATAAAVRLSNKNALNELDVFLSKFESLKQEEPSFLQQDLHLFSNSLKSKISVVLTSKLPDGISFSENTLEEELAKISETLQNLSILAKNGIPCVSPSEVEAVVAEMTGIPLGKIQAQEKDRLLGIESRLEERVKGQDKAITTLSDAIIESRSGLSDPRKPIGSFFFLGPTGTGKTELAKSLAELLFDDENAMIRFDMSEFKEEHSAALLYGAPPGYVGYEEGGLLVTKIRQKPYSVILFDEIEKAHSSVYDVFLQIMDEGKIHDKLGREGDFSNAIIIFTSNIASNWIAEQFHQGMTPDSKHLIEVMSQHFRPEFLGRLTEVVPFAPINETIAQSIFRLHFSRLQQQLQEQKNIHIQISDEALRFLSAKGYSPQYGARPIAGVVRTYLKKSISRLIVSEGIKEGDSVKVYYRDNGLEWKRLDI; translated from the coding sequence ATGATGGAAAGAAACATAAGCAGTAGTGTACAATCTGCCATGCGCCTGTCAGCTTCTATGGCAAATGCGGACAACCATACGAGTTACGGCATTTCCCATCTGGTGCTTGCTTTGCTTTCAGAGGGGACAGGGACCGGATTGTCCAATATACTGAGCTCAATGAACAAGGATGTCGGCTATATTCATGAATGGTTTGACGTACGCCGTGAGATGTACGTGTCTGAGGAGCATGAAGGTGATGGTATTGTCGCAGACAGCCAAGTGACCCTTGTGCTTGAGGAAGCGGAACGCTCAAAGATAAAGTTGGGCTCCGACAGCATAGACGCTTTATGTGTATTTACAGCGATTATTCGCCAAGGTGTTGTTTTCTCGGACAGTCAAATTGAGTCCTTGGCCGTTTCTGAGGATGATGTCCTTTCTTTCTTCAATGCACAAGCGGTTAATCATTTTTATCAAGGAGAGGAGAATAAGCTCTTGGCGAGTTTCCCTTTCGCGTATAATCTAAAAGAAGAGGCATATATCCTTCGAGGAAGGATTGTTTTGGGACGTGAGAAAGAAGTACGTACTATCTTGGAAGGCTTAGAGCGTTGTGCCAATAAAGCTATAATGCTTATAGGAGATTCCGGTGTAGGCAAAACGGCTATTATTCATTCTCTGGTAAAGGAGGTCTGCGAGAACCACGACGAGTTGATTTCTCAAATCAAACTTATCGGCTTACACACAGCAAAGCTGTTGGCTTCTTCCGGCAATGAAACAGAACTTACCCAGAAACTCTCCAGTTTTCTTGGGAAATTGGATGAGATGGAGGGACAGACCGTTTTACTGATAGACGATCTGCAAATGCTGTTGGAATTTGGAGGACAAACAAAAACTCCAACCCTCATCAATATACTCAACTCCCAAATTAGCGATAGCTCAACAAGTATCGTGTTTACGATTACGCCAGATGCATACAGGAAGCATATCGAGAAAAACAGCATAGAGAGCAAATTGGACATTTTGGAGATTTCGGAACCGGACAAATTTACAGTCCTAAGAATGCTTAGGGAGCATTCCAACCGGATGGAAGAACACTATGGTCTTTCTATAAGTGACAATGCCACGCAGGAGTCGCTATCTTTGTCTTCTAGATATTTTAAAGAGAAGAAACAGCCTGCCGCAGCAATAGACCTGTTGGACGCGACTGCCGCCGCAGTACGCTTGAGCAACAAAAATGCCCTGAATGAGTTGGATGTCTTCCTTTCCAAGTTTGAATCTCTCAAACAGGAGGAACCGAGCTTTCTGCAACAGGATTTACATCTTTTCTCCAACAGTCTGAAATCGAAAATCAGCGTAGTGCTGACCTCCAAGCTCCCTGATGGAATCAGTTTTTCAGAAAACACTTTGGAAGAAGAACTGGCGAAAATCTCTGAGACTCTCCAGAACTTGTCTATCCTAGCCAAGAATGGCATTCCGTGTGTTTCTCCAAGTGAGGTCGAAGCGGTTGTCGCGGAGATGACCGGTATTCCCTTGGGAAAGATTCAAGCCCAAGAAAAAGACCGACTGTTAGGAATTGAGAGCCGTTTGGAAGAAAGGGTCAAGGGACAAGATAAAGCAATCACAACGCTTTCGGACGCCATCATAGAGTCCAGAAGCGGACTCAGCGACCCTCGCAAGCCCATAGGTTCTTTCTTTTTCTTAGGTCCTACAGGTACAGGAAAGACCGAACTTGCCAAATCCCTTGCCGAATTGCTTTTTGACGACGAGAATGCCATGATAAGGTTTGACATGTCCGAGTTTAAGGAGGAACATTCAGCAGCTTTGCTTTATGGTGCACCTCCTGGATATGTGGGATATGAGGAAGGTGGCTTGCTGGTGACAAAAATCCGCCAAAAGCCCTATTCTGTCATTCTTTTTGATGAAATCGAGAAGGCTCACTCGAGTGTATATGATGTCTTCCTACAAATCATGGACGAAGGAAAGATACACGACAAGTTAGGGCGGGAAGGGGATTTTTCAAACGCCATCATCATATTCACCTCAAACATTGCAAGCAATTGGATTGCAGAGCAATTTCATCAAGGAATGACCCCTGATTCAAAACATCTGATAGAAGTGATGTCTCAGCATTTCAGACCTGAATTTTTGGGACGATTGACTGAGGTCGTACCGTTTGCACCCATTAACGAAACGATAGCCCAGTCCATTTTCCGTTTGCACTTCTCTCGTTTGCAACAGCAACTGCAAGAGCAAAAGAACATTCACATACAGATCAGTGACGAAGCCTTGCGTTTCCTGTCAGCCAAGGGATACTCCCCTCAGTACGGGGCTCGTCCCATCGCTGGCGTTGTACGTACCTATCTTAAAAAAAGCATATCTCGCTTAATCGTTTCCGAGGGTATCAAGGAAGGAGACAGTGTCAAAGTTTATTACCGAGACAACGGTTTGGAATGGAAAAGACTGGATATATAA
- the tssR gene encoding type VI secretion system protein TssR domain-containing protein, producing MKKKIAFITFLFVGCFPLFSFGQVSTYQAVQRIKGKTFNFYPDTRSPSRLRSNHEARVVFSDRNSNKAFSTAYGQHSLKEYGIGEAFYVIGEKNGFYQLVKADPKLLGRPKGLFGWLYSPKNHFSDKAKVSYVGWMPKNNLLYYDHAHVSPTNNRAVRYSVGVNRIERLYNLRRYLNGDSLILFSDPFLKTPCPYKIHAGQSVYAYKRDDVHKTVLISDCLRLSTDSTHVLGWVSMDMITAVGQHDVYRIMPDVQHLACTGIIGNDTLSIHPLDFQSHYLFDAGNLSLQSSTGRDVGSDSLHSVWLPVSVWDGKANKFINVKGGDTYVSDVRRMKNGQKQMNIHVFFFAQDKHEVGKLISALQNVALRMSPNRKYAFSATMISELGNQYLPLTDSLVQWLDFVLSPPHVTRNKDAGVKDAFRNLVLQTRNDCFEDNLLFLFGKSQDISIDSHLHQQLASRSFSMTFFQLSSDNGEASQDFLLTAKEALDKNIAEYSQYIQNYIVDPFLLKPSLFFDYGTDANVYLLETPKSSLATGGIVFPLAGQKISNATVELVLDTLFSQIPRRNELLLSSLERYENKLGVLRSKPSRLMRYVHQHAESPMPSIDEMDRNSVSDVYYIPALMPDSTLNHFQKGYVFSKNEITGFLQSFRDLLPVFSEGLGKRELKLLRSLYRQERKNINKRNLRKVLSSESSLAELFYHKTGVHVNDSLFYHLSPSRLKRNGAAFKDWEILYDLSLRKLQKMEEDYVEAKLEEVLVGNDVYYFIPQTLIP from the coding sequence ATGAAAAAGAAGATAGCCTTTATTACATTCCTTTTTGTGGGTTGTTTCCCCCTTTTCTCATTTGGACAGGTTTCCACTTATCAAGCGGTACAAAGAATCAAGGGGAAAACATTCAACTTTTATCCCGATACCAGATCTCCCTCTCGTTTGAGGAGTAACCACGAAGCAAGGGTTGTCTTTTCGGACAGGAACTCCAATAAGGCATTCTCTACTGCCTACGGACAACATTCATTGAAGGAGTATGGGATTGGCGAGGCTTTTTATGTCATAGGCGAAAAAAACGGATTTTATCAGCTGGTCAAAGCCGACCCGAAGTTGCTTGGCAGGCCAAAAGGTTTGTTTGGCTGGCTCTATTCCCCAAAAAATCATTTTTCAGACAAGGCGAAAGTTTCCTATGTCGGATGGATGCCGAAGAACAACCTGCTGTACTATGACCACGCCCATGTGTCCCCGACCAACAACAGGGCTGTCCGTTATAGTGTAGGTGTCAATCGAATTGAACGGTTGTACAACTTGCGCCGATACTTGAATGGGGACAGTCTGATTCTTTTCTCAGATCCTTTTCTAAAGACCCCATGTCCCTATAAAATCCATGCGGGACAATCCGTATATGCATATAAACGGGACGATGTACACAAGACGGTCTTAATTTCCGATTGCCTCCGGCTTTCTACAGACAGCACTCATGTTTTGGGATGGGTCTCTATGGACATGATAACCGCCGTGGGGCAGCACGATGTTTACAGGATTATGCCCGATGTCCAGCATCTTGCTTGCACCGGCATCATCGGAAATGATACCTTGTCCATACATCCCCTAGACTTCCAAAGTCATTATCTGTTTGATGCAGGGAACTTGTCCCTTCAATCGTCAACAGGCCGGGATGTCGGTTCAGACTCCCTGCATTCGGTTTGGCTGCCCGTTTCGGTATGGGACGGCAAGGCAAATAAGTTCATCAATGTGAAAGGTGGGGATACCTATGTTTCGGATGTCCGGAGGATGAAGAACGGTCAGAAACAGATGAACATTCATGTCTTTTTCTTCGCACAGGACAAACATGAGGTCGGGAAACTCATCAGTGCATTACAAAATGTGGCGCTCCGAATGTCTCCGAACCGGAAATATGCTTTTTCCGCGACAATGATTTCAGAATTGGGGAACCAATATCTACCCCTTACCGACAGTCTGGTGCAATGGCTGGATTTTGTCCTGTCCCCGCCCCATGTGACCAGGAATAAGGATGCAGGGGTGAAGGATGCCTTTAGGAATTTAGTCCTTCAGACACGAAATGACTGTTTCGAAGATAATCTCTTGTTCCTCTTTGGCAAGAGTCAGGACATATCCATTGATTCACATTTGCACCAGCAATTGGCTTCCCGGTCTTTCTCCATGACTTTCTTCCAACTCTCCAGTGACAACGGAGAGGCAAGTCAGGACTTTCTCTTAACGGCAAAAGAAGCCTTGGATAAAAATATTGCGGAATACTCACAATACATCCAGAACTATATAGTTGACCCCTTCCTGCTCAAGCCTTCTCTATTTTTTGATTACGGGACTGATGCAAACGTTTATCTGTTGGAAACACCCAAAAGCAGCCTTGCCACCGGTGGAATAGTCTTTCCCCTTGCAGGACAAAAAATATCCAATGCTACCGTGGAATTGGTGTTGGACACCCTGTTTTCGCAGATTCCCCGACGAAACGAGTTGCTGTTGAGCAGTCTGGAACGTTACGAGAATAAGTTAGGCGTGCTCAGGAGCAAACCATCTCGGCTTATGAGATATGTGCATCAGCATGCGGAATCCCCAATGCCCTCCATTGACGAGATGGATCGAAACTCGGTGTCTGACGTGTACTATATTCCTGCTTTAATGCCGGACTCGACTTTGAACCATTTTCAAAAAGGATACGTCTTCTCTAAAAATGAGATTACAGGCTTCCTGCAATCTTTCAGGGATTTATTGCCCGTTTTTTCAGAAGGCTTGGGCAAGCGTGAACTGAAGCTACTGCGTTCTCTCTACAGGCAAGAGCGTAAGAATATCAATAAGAGAAACCTCAGAAAGGTACTGTCTTCAGAATCTTCCCTCGCGGAGTTGTTCTACCATAAGACGGGAGTTCATGTAAATGACTCACTGTTTTACCACCTTTCTCCCTCCCGACTTAAACGGAATGGAGCTGCGTTCAAAGACTGGGAGATACTATATGACTTATCCCTGCGCAAATTGCAAAAAATGGAGGAGGATTATGTCGAGGCAAAGTTGGAGGAGGTGCTTGTCGGAAATGATGTTTATTACTTTATACCTCAAACTCTTATACCATAA
- a CDS encoding TssN family type VI secretion system protein, producing the protein MEVLTTYFLKFLLAPLLVTVILLIMNGVKAIKKQLKFKNVIVYILVAGLLLGIPGCLSILKDEFVWGGVFIGNALYLFLGCLFTYTMNNNVARRIGVDGNVASQVLVMLVCGLLGGWIHFLLFEKLGGMPYAPWSMLSVIWYTLPFLTLLSLRAFHKIPPPLYGLWSFGQSGFNRNQWDNTDNFQAIPVKVRIKRRQEDEEYASLTVRLQDNISLGDWFNWLVEDQNRRSPMHQIDVNDSSVNAGWIFYTTRWINYPLFIRVLNPEQDRKENAIRKNQIIYIKRIIVEESKAHETD; encoded by the coding sequence ATGGAAGTTTTGACAACATATTTTCTTAAATTTCTTTTAGCACCCCTGCTGGTGACCGTCATTTTATTGATAATGAATGGAGTAAAGGCAATAAAGAAGCAACTGAAATTTAAAAATGTAATCGTATATATCTTAGTAGCAGGATTGCTTTTGGGAATACCCGGTTGCTTGTCCATCCTCAAAGATGAGTTCGTTTGGGGAGGAGTCTTTATTGGCAATGCCTTATATCTTTTCTTGGGATGCTTGTTCACCTATACTATGAACAACAATGTGGCAAGGAGGATAGGCGTTGACGGCAATGTGGCATCTCAGGTCCTTGTCATGCTGGTTTGTGGGTTGCTCGGAGGATGGATACATTTTCTGCTTTTTGAGAAATTGGGCGGAATGCCATATGCCCCTTGGTCCATGCTGTCTGTCATTTGGTACACCTTGCCTTTTTTGACACTACTTAGCCTTAGGGCTTTCCACAAGATTCCGCCTCCTTTATATGGGTTGTGGTCTTTCGGTCAGAGTGGGTTCAATAGGAATCAATGGGATAATACGGATAATTTTCAAGCTATTCCTGTCAAAGTCCGAATAAAAAGGAGACAGGAAGACGAGGAATATGCCTCTCTGACCGTCCGCCTTCAGGACAACATAAGCCTAGGGGACTGGTTCAACTGGCTGGTGGAAGACCAGAACAGGCGTTCCCCGATGCACCAGATAGATGTCAATGATTCAAGTGTGAATGCAGGGTGGATTTTCTATACGACACGATGGATCAATTACCCATTGTTCATCAGGGTGCTGAATCCAGAACAAGACAGAAAGGAAAATGCAATAAGAAAGAACCAGATCATATACATAAAACGAATTATCGTTGAAGAATCAAAAGCACATGAAACAGATTAA
- the tssO gene encoding type VI secretion system TssO has protein sequence MKRTNDEQAWTNFRFILLLVFFTVAVFTCLCKYIFRIPVVESDHYISSIKETERLFDEQKKCAERVKEIGSKIDSLDFSVRQVQRLDEIKEEMFQLQNIYQKHNNSSKYLFGSHSFRIVKGYFDVKEELSATTENNKVIEQYLEECKANL, from the coding sequence ATGAAAAGAACCAATGACGAGCAGGCGTGGACGAATTTTCGTTTCATCCTGCTACTAGTCTTTTTTACAGTCGCAGTATTTACATGCCTATGTAAATACATTTTTCGCATACCTGTAGTAGAGAGCGACCACTACATTTCCAGCATCAAGGAGACCGAGCGTCTTTTTGATGAGCAGAAAAAATGTGCCGAGCGGGTCAAGGAAATCGGCAGCAAGATTGATTCCTTGGACTTTAGCGTCCGACAAGTTCAGCGGTTGGATGAAATCAAAGAGGAAATGTTCCAGCTACAGAACATCTACCAGAAACACAACAACAGTTCAAAATATCTTTTTGGCTCTCATTCGTTTCGTATTGTCAAGGGATATTTTGATGTCAAGGAAGAGCTTTCCGCCACAACGGAAAACAACAAGGTGATAGAGCAGTATTTGGAGGAGTGCAAAGCAAATTTATAG
- a CDS encoding PKD domain-containing protein, translated as MTERQKILSILLGILVLIGIIMIIGLPFQRMKGDVDFSVHDSNSNFHYEVGEVLEFTINEPERVKGTSILWQMGNGDSINDKTVAKYAYRTSGKYLVTLKVNGHTVANRYIQVVSCTEASAIDSVPRIYAVSEAYQGEELTFSANGVGVDTWMWEFGETGTVDAYEQQVTYTYETPGNYIVHLQTNTTKYPIEHKIKILPKFEKVEETITEPPVDSLGLAQDDIRRRLQIIANLSVRDNRAYKEQVNYIRDTYFCVPSNQVVVVVNGDKYNDFPGYCQGLHFLESSPKRRVKIQEVKIDNLNCVRTIQVTQSVADK; from the coding sequence ATGACGGAACGACAAAAGATTTTATCCATATTACTTGGTATACTTGTACTTATCGGTATAATCATGATAATAGGGCTTCCTTTCCAGAGAATGAAGGGTGATGTTGACTTCAGTGTCCATGACAGTAACAGCAATTTTCATTACGAGGTTGGGGAGGTATTGGAATTTACCATTAACGAGCCGGAACGTGTCAAAGGTACGTCCATTCTCTGGCAAATGGGCAATGGAGACTCTATCAATGACAAGACGGTAGCCAAGTATGCTTACCGGACTTCTGGCAAGTATTTGGTAACCTTAAAGGTGAATGGTCATACAGTGGCAAACCGTTACATACAGGTCGTTTCTTGTACAGAAGCGTCAGCTATCGATTCGGTGCCAAGGATTTATGCTGTATCCGAGGCATATCAAGGGGAGGAACTTACCTTTTCCGCAAATGGAGTCGGCGTGGACACATGGATGTGGGAGTTTGGCGAGACGGGTACCGTTGATGCTTACGAACAGCAAGTGACATACACTTACGAAACGCCTGGAAATTATATCGTACACCTACAGACCAATACAACGAAATATCCAATAGAACATAAGATTAAGATTTTACCGAAATTTGAAAAAGTAGAGGAAACCATAACCGAACCACCTGTAGATTCGCTGGGGTTAGCCCAAGACGATATTCGCAGAAGACTGCAGATTATAGCGAATCTTTCCGTAAGGGACAACAGGGCTTACAAAGAACAAGTGAACTATATTCGCGACACATATTTCTGTGTTCCGTCAAACCAAGTCGTCGTAGTCGTCAATGGGGATAAATACAATGACTTTCCAGGATATTGCCAAGGCTTGCACTTTTTGGAAAGCAGTCCTAAGAGGCGAGTTAAAATCCAAGAAGTAAAAATTGACAACCTGAACTGTGTGAGAACAATTCAAGTGACACAAAGCGTAGCAGACAAATGA
- a CDS encoding DUF5457 domain-containing protein, translating into MKNVNELEERVLEILYQKSISSPLWVTESEIYWSIPDMNVTERDVREALGRLVYQRRVMKKVGKYQIEKVEFLAIKERLDSPVSLGLSESVGQNNNVEKESGEKNCSRPSVREWNGQGLVSLLVCLSCIIFGFLLCLLLMNHKQNQPFSFPELQLPQNQLQVSDRSVFLSSKKENQTKNLRKIETEFTEQQKVNRLLNLQADSVRMSVERLRAYVSETNNKQNARLQEERDLILTVSLLLAGLLVILVIALLVRKKE; encoded by the coding sequence ATGAAGAATGTCAATGAATTAGAGGAAAGGGTGCTGGAAATTCTATACCAAAAGAGTATATCCTCACCGCTCTGGGTCACCGAAAGTGAAATCTATTGGAGTATCCCGGACATGAATGTAACGGAGAGAGACGTGCGGGAAGCCTTGGGTCGTCTTGTTTACCAGCGCAGGGTTATGAAGAAGGTGGGGAAATATCAAATAGAGAAAGTCGAATTTCTTGCCATCAAGGAAAGGCTTGACTCTCCTGTCTCCTTGGGATTATCTGAAAGCGTAGGGCAAAACAACAACGTGGAAAAAGAAAGTGGGGAAAAAAACTGTTCCCGCCCCTCAGTCCGAGAATGGAATGGTCAAGGTCTTGTCAGTCTCTTGGTATGCTTGTCTTGTATAATCTTCGGTTTTCTTTTGTGCTTGTTACTCATGAATCACAAACAGAATCAACCATTCTCCTTCCCGGAACTTCAGCTTCCCCAGAACCAACTGCAAGTATCTGACCGTTCCGTTTTTTTGTCGTCCAAGAAAGAAAACCAAACCAAAAATCTGCGAAAGATAGAGACAGAGTTTACGGAACAGCAGAAAGTCAACCGCCTGCTGAATCTGCAAGCAGACAGTGTGAGAATGTCCGTTGAAAGACTGAGGGCTTATGTTTCAGAAACGAACAACAAGCAAAATGCCCGTCTTCAGGAAGAAAGAGATTTGATACTTACAGTTTCTCTTCTCCTTGCCGGACTGCTTGTCATATTGGTTATTGCCTTGCTGGTCAGGAAGAAAGAATGA